In one Drosophila albomicans strain 15112-1751.03 chromosome X, ASM965048v2, whole genome shotgun sequence genomic region, the following are encoded:
- the LOC117578381 gene encoding poly(A) RNA polymerase gld-2 homolog B isoform X4 — translation MYTTRAEMKIFATSVVVGSAADGVAATPTTTTTTTAQQQHQQQHQQQQQQQRDYRCGAQVKFNKYNNNNKTANILRQAKYNNNNNSSNNNNNNSSGDNKNVKRQQQQQHLHYNNNNVHNFTRKKYYGNNNNNNNNNNNNNNGYNCNQQQQQQSPYYQQQHQHAASAATPKLSNSNSSNNNNNSTIKNQNITDENNCKQSNDSNNNNNINKNNNNHNSNSKSNSSDSNNNNCNTKQQLKQLNNNSNNVKKHNSLSSTSESCASSSSYYHSCSESSSTLQTSATSSNNSCNGSSSNINSSNHHEEEQRQQQQQLQSTPPTLETTTAATAKQTPSSTIGGQSDSSSSNNNNSGSKTQRTRQQPLCFWKTSYPQQPTLQQKEQQLEAALATQKETELAIAAAAAAAAATAAAATPHTTEQQPHYYQYYYSQPKQLTIASFLQKELLPEADKATKQQQQSQQQQQQQQSQQQHHQQQQQQQSGGYQPRYRSNANYNYNNGYQQQSHGHHAAHGQQQQQQQHHNNHRHNTHFRYNKKVHYGSNNNNNSSNNNNNNNHSNNAAATGATGQKSFEIWPSNSYNASHRRMQHGNVAGGSGNNGYAVAGKNEYYQQLQQHPHSYHLVHGKEHQNFHNLTYVNMDVPPPPIITTAAATPATVAATTPMVAGMTKLPSLLAVSPTPSSSTTVTTTSEGATVATVTGNNIFLQPVPTMQLLGPGMLSPVALSPDAVATTPSNMISCAQLDEAITAAAANNTSNISNNSGSCDSSNKSLELPTLMPIPSPGYAALPFMLQPQQQQQQQQQQQLLFQNNKQQQQQQPQQLFVGFGDGYSNPAAWGHANSTCYSTAQYGPNPNNNRMPMHRAVSPALSNCSMASDVQSQWSNRSHLTPTEQMLSVSPTPTVAAPGQQLSPHQLASSPLMGNMNGLHAMMPFSLPQPPAHNLPAYPHYCGPNCGCNGNASWTPAWYELILPPDRYLDHARNVELSVQPEQLLRHCKYDNLSLDIWKRFRGAQQTHAKFKLKMRLWRYLFIWINPMFSRFRICLVGSTITGFGTDSSDIDMCLLPEQPTHQHQQHHYHNELRAEALMTLNLFHSVLKEMEAFHDFNLIEARVPILRFKDRTNGIEVDLNYNNCVGIKNTYLLQLYAQLDWRTRPLVVIVKLWAQYHDINDAKRMTVSSYSLVLMVLHYLQFGCVPHVLPCLQTLYPEKFNLGQQDCLDLDLIEPIEPYQTHNTQTLGEHLLGFFKYYSNFDFRNNAISIRTGGILPVTTCRLAKSPKNDIHQWKELNIEEPFDLSNTARSVYDFATFERVKATFVHSARRLEHTLDLASIFTPIHHQTQRMAMHQPALHLHSQSHPTTYAQHPHQHLLHTRNAASTTAATAAASTAAKMIPAGGSLPTPATNLV, via the exons ATGTACACGACCAGGGCTGAAATGAAAATCTTTGCCACGAGTGTTGTTGTAGGCAGCGCGGCAGACGGCGTGGCTGCAAcgccaacgacgacaacaacaacaacagcccagcagcagcaccaacaacaacatcagcaacaacaacaacaacaacgcgatTATCGTTGTGGTGCTCAAGTgaagtttaataaatacaacaacaataacaaaactgcTAATATTTTGCGACAAGcgaaatataacaacaacaacaacagcagtaacaacaacaacaacaatagcagcggcgataataaaaatgtcaagcgtcagcaacagcaacaacatttacactacaacaacaacaatgtccATAATTTTACGCGCAAGAAATAttatggcaacaacaacaacaacaacaacaacaataataataacaataatggcTATAACTgcaatcaacaacagcagcaacagtcgccgtattaccagcaacaacatcaacacgcggcatcagcagcaacaccaaagCTTTCTAATAGCAatagtagcaacaacaacaataatagcacgatcaaaaatcaaaatattactGACGAGAACAATTGCAAGCAGAGCAATGacagtaataacaacaacaatatcaataaaaataacaacaaccacaacagtaatagcaagagcaacagcagcgatagcaacaacaacaattgcaacacaaaacagcagctgaaacagttgaacaacaacagcaacaacgttaAGAAACACAACTCGCTGTCATCCACCAGCGAATCCTGCGCCTCTTCATCCTCATATTACCACAGCTGTTCCGAGTCATCGTCGACATTGCAAACGTCAGCAACTAGCAGCAACAATAGttgcaacggcagcagcagcaacatcaacagcagcaatcatCATGAGGAggaacagcgacagcaacaacaacaattgcagagCACGCCGCCAACATTGgaaacgacaacagcagcaacagcaaagcaaacaccATCAAGCACAATCGGTGGACAGTCggacagcagtagcagcaacaacaacaacagcggcagcaagaCTCAAAGGACACGACAGCAACCGTTGTGTTTCTGGAAGACGAGCTATCCACAGCAGCCCACATTGCAGCAGAAAGAA cagcagttggaggCGGCGCTGGCCACACAAAAAGAAACTGAGCtggcaattgcagcagcagccgccgctgcggcggcaacagcggcagcagcaacaccacaCACAACCGAACAGCAGCCGCATTACTATCAGTATTATTATTCGCAACCGAAACAATTGACGATTGCATCGTTTCTGCAAAAGGAATTGTTGCCTGAAGCGGACAAGGCAaccaagcaacagcagcaatcacaacagcaacagcagcagcagcagtcacaacaacagcatcatcaacagcagcagcagcagcaatcaggCGGTTATCAGCCACGTTACCGAAGCAATgccaattacaattacaacaatGGCTATCAGCAACAGTCGCATGGACATCATGCTGCCCacgggcagcagcaacagcagcagcaacatcataaTAATCACAGGCACAACACGCATTTTaggtacaacaaaaaagtgcattacggtagcaacaacaacaacaacagcagcaataacaacaacaataacaaccatAGCAACAACGCTGCTGCAACAGGAGCTACAGGACAAAAGTCCTTTGAGATTTGGCCATCGAACAGTTACAATGCTTCGCATCGACGTATGCAACATGGCAATGTTGCTGGCGGCAGTGGGAACAATGGCTATGCTGTTGCTGGCAAAAACGAATACtatcagcagctgcaacagcatcCGCATTCATATCACTTGGTGCATGGCAAAGAGCATCAGAACTTTCACAATCTCACCTATGTGAATATGGATGTGCCGCCGCCACCAAtcataacaacagcagcagcaacgccagcaacagtagcagcgACAACACCAATGGTTGCTGGCATGACAAAGTTGCCATCGCTGTTGGCTGTTTCGCCAACGCCATCGTCatcaacaacagtaacaaccaCAAGTGAAGgagcaacagtagcaacagtTACCGGCAACAACATATTTCTACAGCCGGTGCCAACAATGCAGCTGCTTGGTCCTGGCATGTTATCGCCGGTGGCGCTCTCGCCTGATGCTGTTGCCACGACGCCATCGAATATGATTAGTTGTGCTCAACTCGATGAGGCAATTACCGCAGCAGCGGCCAACAATACGAGCAAcattagcaacaacagcggcagttgcgacagcagcaacaagagcttGGAGCTGCCGACTCTGATGCCAATACCAAGTCCCGGCTATGCTGCGTTGCCATTTATGCtgcagccgcaacagcaacaacagcagcagcagcaacagcaactgttgtttcagaacaacaaacagcagcagcaacagcagccacagcaattgtttgttggctttggCGATGGATACAGCAATCCCGCCGCTTGGGGTCACGCCAATTCGACGTGCTATTCCACAGCACAATATGGACCCAATCCCAACAACAATCGCATGCCAATGCATCGTGCTGTATCGCCCGCCTTGTCCAACTGCTCGATGGCCAGCGATGTTCAGTCTCAATGGAGCAATCGCAGTCA TTTAACGCCAACGGAACAGATGTTGTCCGTCTCGCCAACGCCAACAGTGGCTGCACCTGGGCAGCAATTGTCGCCACATCAACTGGCGAGTTCGCCGCTGATGGGAAACATGAATGGTTTACATGCCATGATGCCATTTAGCCTGCCACAGCCGCCAGCCCACAATTTGCCAGCGTATCCGCATTATTGTGGACCCAATTGTGGCTGCAATGGCAACGCATCTTGGACGCCAGCATGGTATGAGCTGATATTGCCGCCGGATCGCTATTTGGATCATGCACGCAACGTGGAGTTGAGCGTGCAACCGGAGCAATTGTTGCGCCACTGCAAGTACGATAATTTGTCGCTGGACATTTGGAAACGATTTCGGGGCGCTCAACAGACGCATGCCAAGTTCAAGTTAAAGATGCGATTGTGGCGTTATCTCTTTATCTGGATAAAC CCAATGTTTTCACGTTTTCGCATTTGTCTGGTGGGCTCGACCATTACGGGATTTGGAACCGACTCGTCGGACATCGATATGTGCCTGTTGCCGGAGCAGCCAacgcatcagcatcagcaacatcattATCACAACGAACTGCGTGCCGAAGCTCTGATGACTTTGAATCTTTTTCACTCGGTGCTAAAAGAAATGG AAGCCTTTCATGACTTTAATCTGATTGAGGCGCGTGTGCCAATTCTGCGCTTTAAGGATCGCACCAATGGCATTGAGGTTGATCTCAACTACAACAATTGCGTGGGCATCAAGAACACTTATTTGCTGCAATTGTACGCTCAGC TTGATTGGCGAACACGGCCACTGGTTGTAATCGTGAAGTTGTGGGCGCAATATCACGACATAAACGATGCCAAGCGCATGACTGTGTCGAGTTATTCGCTAGTGTTGATGGTGTTGCATTATTTGCAGTTCGGTTGCGTGCCGCATGTGTTGCCCTGCTTGCAGACTCTCTATCCGGAGAAGTTCAATTTGGGGCAACAAGATTGCCTGGATCTCGATCTCATTGAGCCCATTGAGCCGTATCAAACACACAACACGCAAACGTTGGGCGAACATCTACTTGGCTTCTTCAAGTACTACAGCAATTTCGA CTTTCGCAACAATGCAATTTCGATACGCACTGGCGGCATTTTGCCGGTGACAACATGTCGACTGGCAAAGAGTCCCAAGAACGACATACATCAATGGAAGGAGCTGAACATCGAAG AGCCCTTTGATCTGTCAAATACGGCACGCTCTGTATACGATTTCGCTACATTTGAGCGCGTGAAAGCAACATTTGTGCATTCGGCACGTCGCTTGGAGCACACTCTTGATTTGGCCTCCATTTTCACACCGATTCATCATCAAACTCAACGTATGGCCATGCATCAGCCTGCATTGCATCTGCATTCGCAGTCGCATCCAACAACGTATGCTCAGCATCCGCATCAGCATTTGTTGCACACACGCAACGCTGCATCGACGACTGCTGCAACTGCGGCTGCTTCTACTGCTGCCAAAATGATTCCGGCTGGTGGATCATTGCCAACACCAGCCACAAATCTTGTCTAA
- the LOC117578381 gene encoding poly(A) RNA polymerase gld-2 homolog B isoform X2 — MYTTRAEMKIFATSVVVGSAADGVAATPTTTTTTTAQQQHQQQHQQQQQQQRDYRCGAQVKFNKYNNNNKTANILRQAKYNNNNNSSNNNNNNSSGDNKNVKRQQQQQHLHYNNNNVHNFTRKKYYGNNNNNNNNNNNNNNGYNCNQQQQQQSPYYQQQHQHAASAATPKLSNSNSSNNNNNSTIKNQNITDENNCKQSNDSNNNNNINKNNNNHNSNSKSNSSDSNNNNCNTKQQLKQLNNNSNNVKKHNSLSSTSESCASSSSYYHSCSESSSTLQTSATSSNNSCNGSSSNINSSNHHEEEQRQQQQQLQSTPPTLETTTAATAKQTPSSTIGGQSDSSSSNNNNSGSKTQRTRQQPLCFWKTSYPQQPTLQQKEQLEAALATQKETELAIAAAAAAAAATAAAATPHTTEQQPHYYQYYYSQPKQLTIASFLQKELLPEADKATKQQQQSQQQQQQQQSQQQHHQQQQQQQSGGYQPRYRSNANYNYNNGYQQQSHGHHAAHGQQQQQQQHHNNHRHNTHFRYNKKVHYGSNNNNNSSNNNNNNNHSNNAAATGATGQKSFEIWPSNSYNASHRRMQHGNVAGGSGNNGYAVAGKNEYYQQLQQHPHSYHLVHGKEHQNFHNLTYVNMDVPPPPIITTAAATPATVAATTPMVAGMTKLPSLLAVSPTPSSSTTVTTTSEGATVATVTGNNIFLQPVPTMQLLGPGMLSPVALSPDAVATTPSNMISCAQLDEAITAAAANNTSNISNNSGSCDSSNKSLELPTLMPIPSPGYAALPFMLQPQQQQQQQQQQQLLFQNNKQQQQQQPQQLFVGFGDGYSNPAAWGHANSTCYSTAQYGPNPNNNRMPMHRAVSPALSNCSMASDVQSQWSNRSHLTPTEQMLSVSPTPTVAAPGQQLSPHQLASSPLMGNMNGLHAMMPFSLPQPPAHNLPAYPHYCGPNCGCNGNASWTPAWYELILPPDRYLDHARNVELSVQPEQLLRHCKYDNLSLDIWKRFRGAQQTHAKFKLKMRLWRYLFIWINICFQQPMFSRFRICLVGSTITGFGTDSSDIDMCLLPEQPTHQHQQHHYHNELRAEALMTLNLFHSVLKEMEAFHDFNLIEARVPILRFKDRTNGIEVDLNYNNCVGIKNTYLLQLYAQLDWRTRPLVVIVKLWAQYHDINDAKRMTVSSYSLVLMVLHYLQFGCVPHVLPCLQTLYPEKFNLGQQDCLDLDLIEPIEPYQTHNTQTLGEHLLGFFKYYSNFDFRNNAISIRTGGILPVTTCRLAKSPKNDIHQWKELNIEEPFDLSNTARSVYDFATFERVKATFVHSARRLEHTLDLASIFTPIHHQTQRMAMHQPALHLHSQSHPTTYAQHPHQHLLHTRNAASTTAATAAASTAAKMIPAGGSLPTPATNLV; from the exons ATGTACACGACCAGGGCTGAAATGAAAATCTTTGCCACGAGTGTTGTTGTAGGCAGCGCGGCAGACGGCGTGGCTGCAAcgccaacgacgacaacaacaacaacagcccagcagcagcaccaacaacaacatcagcaacaacaacaacaacaacgcgatTATCGTTGTGGTGCTCAAGTgaagtttaataaatacaacaacaataacaaaactgcTAATATTTTGCGACAAGcgaaatataacaacaacaacaacagcagtaacaacaacaacaacaatagcagcggcgataataaaaatgtcaagcgtcagcaacagcaacaacatttacactacaacaacaacaatgtccATAATTTTACGCGCAAGAAATAttatggcaacaacaacaacaacaacaacaacaataataataacaataatggcTATAACTgcaatcaacaacagcagcaacagtcgccgtattaccagcaacaacatcaacacgcggcatcagcagcaacaccaaagCTTTCTAATAGCAatagtagcaacaacaacaataatagcacgatcaaaaatcaaaatattactGACGAGAACAATTGCAAGCAGAGCAATGacagtaataacaacaacaatatcaataaaaataacaacaaccacaacagtaatagcaagagcaacagcagcgatagcaacaacaacaattgcaacacaaaacagcagctgaaacagttgaacaacaacagcaacaacgttaAGAAACACAACTCGCTGTCATCCACCAGCGAATCCTGCGCCTCTTCATCCTCATATTACCACAGCTGTTCCGAGTCATCGTCGACATTGCAAACGTCAGCAACTAGCAGCAACAATAGttgcaacggcagcagcagcaacatcaacagcagcaatcatCATGAGGAggaacagcgacagcaacaacaacaattgcagagCACGCCGCCAACATTGgaaacgacaacagcagcaacagcaaagcaaacaccATCAAGCACAATCGGTGGACAGTCggacagcagtagcagcaacaacaacaacagcggcagcaagaCTCAAAGGACACGACAGCAACCGTTGTGTTTCTGGAAGACGAGCTATCCACAGCAGCCCACATTGCAGCAGAAAGAA cagttggaggCGGCGCTGGCCACACAAAAAGAAACTGAGCtggcaattgcagcagcagccgccgctgcggcggcaacagcggcagcagcaacaccacaCACAACCGAACAGCAGCCGCATTACTATCAGTATTATTATTCGCAACCGAAACAATTGACGATTGCATCGTTTCTGCAAAAGGAATTGTTGCCTGAAGCGGACAAGGCAaccaagcaacagcagcaatcacaacagcaacagcagcagcagcagtcacaacaacagcatcatcaacagcagcagcagcagcaatcaggCGGTTATCAGCCACGTTACCGAAGCAATgccaattacaattacaacaatGGCTATCAGCAACAGTCGCATGGACATCATGCTGCCCacgggcagcagcaacagcagcagcaacatcataaTAATCACAGGCACAACACGCATTTTaggtacaacaaaaaagtgcattacggtagcaacaacaacaacaacagcagcaataacaacaacaataacaaccatAGCAACAACGCTGCTGCAACAGGAGCTACAGGACAAAAGTCCTTTGAGATTTGGCCATCGAACAGTTACAATGCTTCGCATCGACGTATGCAACATGGCAATGTTGCTGGCGGCAGTGGGAACAATGGCTATGCTGTTGCTGGCAAAAACGAATACtatcagcagctgcaacagcatcCGCATTCATATCACTTGGTGCATGGCAAAGAGCATCAGAACTTTCACAATCTCACCTATGTGAATATGGATGTGCCGCCGCCACCAAtcataacaacagcagcagcaacgccagcaacagtagcagcgACAACACCAATGGTTGCTGGCATGACAAAGTTGCCATCGCTGTTGGCTGTTTCGCCAACGCCATCGTCatcaacaacagtaacaaccaCAAGTGAAGgagcaacagtagcaacagtTACCGGCAACAACATATTTCTACAGCCGGTGCCAACAATGCAGCTGCTTGGTCCTGGCATGTTATCGCCGGTGGCGCTCTCGCCTGATGCTGTTGCCACGACGCCATCGAATATGATTAGTTGTGCTCAACTCGATGAGGCAATTACCGCAGCAGCGGCCAACAATACGAGCAAcattagcaacaacagcggcagttgcgacagcagcaacaagagcttGGAGCTGCCGACTCTGATGCCAATACCAAGTCCCGGCTATGCTGCGTTGCCATTTATGCtgcagccgcaacagcaacaacagcagcagcagcaacagcaactgttgtttcagaacaacaaacagcagcagcaacagcagccacagcaattgtttgttggctttggCGATGGATACAGCAATCCCGCCGCTTGGGGTCACGCCAATTCGACGTGCTATTCCACAGCACAATATGGACCCAATCCCAACAACAATCGCATGCCAATGCATCGTGCTGTATCGCCCGCCTTGTCCAACTGCTCGATGGCCAGCGATGTTCAGTCTCAATGGAGCAATCGCAGTCA TTTAACGCCAACGGAACAGATGTTGTCCGTCTCGCCAACGCCAACAGTGGCTGCACCTGGGCAGCAATTGTCGCCACATCAACTGGCGAGTTCGCCGCTGATGGGAAACATGAATGGTTTACATGCCATGATGCCATTTAGCCTGCCACAGCCGCCAGCCCACAATTTGCCAGCGTATCCGCATTATTGTGGACCCAATTGTGGCTGCAATGGCAACGCATCTTGGACGCCAGCATGGTATGAGCTGATATTGCCGCCGGATCGCTATTTGGATCATGCACGCAACGTGGAGTTGAGCGTGCAACCGGAGCAATTGTTGCGCCACTGCAAGTACGATAATTTGTCGCTGGACATTTGGAAACGATTTCGGGGCGCTCAACAGACGCATGCCAAGTTCAAGTTAAAGATGCGATTGTGGCGTTATCTCTTTATCTGGATAAAC ATTTGCTTTCAGCAGCCAATGTTTTCACGTTTTCGCATTTGTCTGGTGGGCTCGACCATTACGGGATTTGGAACCGACTCGTCGGACATCGATATGTGCCTGTTGCCGGAGCAGCCAacgcatcagcatcagcaacatcattATCACAACGAACTGCGTGCCGAAGCTCTGATGACTTTGAATCTTTTTCACTCGGTGCTAAAAGAAATGG AAGCCTTTCATGACTTTAATCTGATTGAGGCGCGTGTGCCAATTCTGCGCTTTAAGGATCGCACCAATGGCATTGAGGTTGATCTCAACTACAACAATTGCGTGGGCATCAAGAACACTTATTTGCTGCAATTGTACGCTCAGC TTGATTGGCGAACACGGCCACTGGTTGTAATCGTGAAGTTGTGGGCGCAATATCACGACATAAACGATGCCAAGCGCATGACTGTGTCGAGTTATTCGCTAGTGTTGATGGTGTTGCATTATTTGCAGTTCGGTTGCGTGCCGCATGTGTTGCCCTGCTTGCAGACTCTCTATCCGGAGAAGTTCAATTTGGGGCAACAAGATTGCCTGGATCTCGATCTCATTGAGCCCATTGAGCCGTATCAAACACACAACACGCAAACGTTGGGCGAACATCTACTTGGCTTCTTCAAGTACTACAGCAATTTCGA CTTTCGCAACAATGCAATTTCGATACGCACTGGCGGCATTTTGCCGGTGACAACATGTCGACTGGCAAAGAGTCCCAAGAACGACATACATCAATGGAAGGAGCTGAACATCGAAG AGCCCTTTGATCTGTCAAATACGGCACGCTCTGTATACGATTTCGCTACATTTGAGCGCGTGAAAGCAACATTTGTGCATTCGGCACGTCGCTTGGAGCACACTCTTGATTTGGCCTCCATTTTCACACCGATTCATCATCAAACTCAACGTATGGCCATGCATCAGCCTGCATTGCATCTGCATTCGCAGTCGCATCCAACAACGTATGCTCAGCATCCGCATCAGCATTTGTTGCACACACGCAACGCTGCATCGACGACTGCTGCAACTGCGGCTGCTTCTACTGCTGCCAAAATGATTCCGGCTGGTGGATCATTGCCAACACCAGCCACAAATCTTGTCTAA